A genomic stretch from Clavelina lepadiformis chromosome 5, kaClaLepa1.1, whole genome shotgun sequence includes:
- the LOC143460932 gene encoding 3-oxoacyl-[acyl-carrier-protein] reductase FabG-like, whose product MTKISLLGKVALITGASSGIGRATSILFSNLGANLALCGRNAENLNETAEQCRQNDVQVLTLQGDVTNTDSINMFMDKTLNKFNRLDSLVNNAGRIATGTIETTKLCDLDDMMDINLRSLFQLTQLAVPHLTKTQGNVVNISSICGSKSFPGVLAYCVSKAAVDQFTKCVALELAEKKIRVNCVNPGTIVTELHKRGGLNEQAYREFLEKAKLAHPLGRPGMADEIAQTIAFLASDASSFITGVTVPVDGGRHAVSPR is encoded by the exons ATGACAAAG ATTTCTTTGTTAGGAAAGGTGGCGCTTATAACAG GGGCAAGTTCAGGGATCGGCCGGGCTACtagcattttgttttcaaatcttGGTGCAAACTTGGCTCTCTGTGGGAGGAATGCAGAAAACTTGAATGAAACAGCTGAGCAGTGTAGACAAAATGATGTTCAG GTGTTAACTTTACAAGGAGATGTGACAAACACAGATTCCATAAACATGTTCATGGATAAGACTTTGAATAAATTCAACCGTCTTGATTCTTTAGTAAATAATGCAGGAAGAATTGCAACAGGAACTATTGAGACAACAAAACTCTGTGACCTTGATGATATGATGGATATTAATTTAAG GTCACTGTTTCAACTTACCCAACTTGCAGTGCCACACCTTACTAAAACACAAGGAAATGTTGTGAATATATCAAGTATATGTGGTTCAAAATCA TTTCCGGGGGTTTTAGCCTATTGTGTGTCAAAAGCTGCGGTTGACCAGTTTACAAAATGTGTTGCGTTAG AACTGGCTGAAAAGAAAATAAGAGTAAATTGTGTCAA TCCTGGTACAATTGTAACTGAGCTCCATAAACGCGGTGGTCTAAATGAGCAAGCTTATCGTGAG TTCctggaaaaagcaaaattagcCCATCCACTTGGTCGTCCAGGAATGGCGGACGAGATTGCCCAAACCATTGCGTTTCTGGCGTCAGATGCGTCGTCATTTATAACCGGAGTAACCGTTCCCGTTGATGGAGGTCGCCATGCTGTGTCTCCCAGATAA